The following proteins come from a genomic window of Mycobacterium sp. DL:
- a CDS encoding Asp/Glu racemase — protein MNPSPPLHQAGIGVVVPYDFALDRELWRWLPDDVSLHCTRLPYAPMAATMEMAMHISDPESAARAVMDVSAVSPLVTAYACTSGSFVGGPMAEQALVTAMTEAGAPAALTTSGALLAALRYLGISRIATATPYTADLTVGLTAFLGEAGVEVTAATGLGLISDIWTVPHDVTAQLVRDTDNDHAQAVFISCTNMPTYDVIARLEAELRKPVLTANQVTMWLALNLIGRKAVGPGQQLMER, from the coding sequence ATGAACCCCTCGCCGCCCCTGCACCAGGCCGGGATCGGAGTCGTCGTGCCCTATGACTTCGCTCTTGACCGGGAGTTATGGCGATGGCTTCCCGACGACGTCAGCCTGCACTGCACCCGGCTGCCCTACGCCCCGATGGCGGCGACGATGGAGATGGCGATGCACATCTCCGACCCGGAGAGTGCCGCGCGCGCCGTCATGGACGTCTCCGCGGTGTCGCCGCTGGTCACCGCGTATGCGTGCACCTCGGGCAGCTTCGTCGGCGGACCGATGGCCGAGCAGGCGCTGGTGACCGCGATGACGGAGGCCGGCGCCCCCGCGGCGCTGACCACCAGCGGGGCCCTGCTCGCGGCCCTGCGCTACCTGGGGATCAGCCGGATCGCCACCGCCACGCCCTACACCGCGGACCTGACCGTGGGGCTGACCGCCTTCCTCGGCGAGGCCGGGGTCGAGGTCACCGCCGCCACCGGCCTCGGGCTGATCTCCGACATCTGGACGGTGCCCCACGACGTCACCGCCCAACTGGTCCGCGACACCGACAACGACCACGCCCAGGCGGTGTTCATCAGCTGCACGAACATGCCGACCTACGACGTCATCGCCCGTTTGGAAGCCGAACTGCGCAAGCCGGTGCTGACCGCTAACCAGGTCACGATGTGGCTGGCGCTGAACCTGATCGGCCGCAAGGCGGTCGGCCCCGGGCAGCAGTTGATGGAACGCTGA
- a CDS encoding D-2-hydroxyacid dehydrogenase, whose product MPRTRPVVAVLCAKADDRPPGLDDIDVDLRFCAADGLADAVRGARGLLLWDYFSTAVRDVWSDAGDLEWIHITAAGVDTLLFDDLRNSDVVVTNARGVFDRPLAEYVLGAVLAHAKDSRTSFDLQRRHEWRHRETRSITGATALVVGTGGIGREIAKLLRAAGMVVRGAGRRPVADDPDFGEIVDSAELAAHAGWCDHLVLAAPLTPATRGMVDQAVLDAMKPDAHLINIARGPMVDQAALLTALTQGQIGGATLDVFDTEPLPAEHPLWDAPNTTITAHMSADVIGWRDELAAQFAANARRWLAGEPLHNVVDKKLGYVPGGAA is encoded by the coding sequence GTGCCTCGAACAAGACCGGTGGTGGCGGTGCTGTGCGCCAAAGCCGACGACCGGCCACCCGGGCTCGACGATATCGATGTTGACCTGCGTTTTTGTGCCGCCGACGGGCTCGCCGACGCGGTCCGCGGAGCCCGGGGACTGCTGCTTTGGGACTACTTCTCGACCGCCGTGCGCGACGTCTGGTCCGACGCCGGCGACCTCGAGTGGATTCACATCACCGCCGCCGGGGTCGACACGCTGCTGTTCGACGACCTGCGCAACTCCGACGTCGTGGTGACCAATGCCCGCGGGGTGTTCGACCGGCCGCTGGCCGAGTACGTGCTCGGCGCCGTGCTGGCCCACGCCAAGGACAGCCGCACCAGCTTCGACCTGCAGCGCCGCCACGAGTGGCGACACCGCGAGACCCGCAGCATCACCGGCGCCACCGCGCTGGTGGTCGGCACCGGCGGCATCGGCCGTGAGATCGCCAAGCTGTTGCGCGCGGCCGGCATGGTGGTGCGCGGCGCGGGCCGCCGACCCGTCGCCGACGATCCGGACTTCGGCGAAATCGTGGACAGCGCCGAGTTGGCCGCGCACGCGGGGTGGTGTGACCACCTGGTCCTGGCCGCGCCGCTGACCCCGGCGACCCGCGGCATGGTGGACCAGGCAGTGTTGGACGCGATGAAACCCGACGCGCATCTGATCAACATCGCCCGCGGCCCGATGGTCGACCAGGCGGCACTGCTGACGGCGTTGACGCAGGGACAGATCGGGGGAGCGACGCTCGACGTGTTCGACACCGAACCGCTGCCTGCCGAGCACCCGCTGTGGGACGCCCCGAACACGACGATCACCGCGCACATGTCGGCCGACGTGATCGGCTGGCGCGACGAGTTGGCCGCCCAGTTCGCCGCCAACGCCCGTCGCTGGCTGGCCGGCGAACCGCTGCACAACGTCGTCGACAAGAAACTGGGTTATGTCCCGGGCGGGGCCGCGTGA
- a CDS encoding amidase — translation MFEATELVAGYRDRTISPVEATRAALDAIDAHNPAVNAFVLVDAEGALAAAKASEARWHAGESLGPGDGVPTSIKDVFLTRGWPTLRGSALIDPAGPWDEDSPCVARLRETGAVILGKTTSPEYAWKGVTDSLRFGATGNPWDPAVTAGGSSGGSAAAVGLGMGPWSVGTDGGGSVRIPAAFTGTVALKPTFGLIPHYPASPFGTLAHSGPMTRTVRDTAALMDVITGFDGRDWSALPTPTGSFLDGLDAGVAGLRIGYSPNLGFGHNDPEVDAAVRAAVAVLADAGAVVEEVDPEFGDPVEAFHVLWFSGEAKVLEGYGDLAGLAGRADPGLLRTAQIGETLSASDYLDATAVRMRLGQLMGRFHQSYDVLLTPTLPLPAFPVGQDVPDGSASPNWTSWTPYTYPFNMTQQPALSVPCGFTAAGLPVGLQIVGPRHADALVLRVGQAYQEATEWHRRTPTLVAQEDFT, via the coding sequence ATGTTCGAGGCCACCGAACTTGTTGCGGGATACCGGGATCGGACGATCTCGCCGGTCGAGGCGACCCGCGCCGCGCTGGACGCGATCGACGCCCACAACCCGGCGGTCAACGCCTTCGTGTTGGTGGACGCCGAGGGTGCGCTCGCTGCGGCCAAAGCCTCGGAGGCGCGGTGGCATGCGGGCGAGTCGCTCGGACCGGGTGACGGGGTTCCGACGTCGATCAAGGACGTGTTCCTGACGCGGGGGTGGCCGACGCTGCGGGGCAGCGCCCTGATCGACCCGGCGGGGCCGTGGGACGAGGACTCGCCGTGTGTGGCGCGGTTGCGGGAGACCGGCGCGGTGATCCTCGGCAAGACGACGTCACCGGAGTACGCGTGGAAGGGTGTCACCGACTCGCTGCGCTTCGGCGCCACCGGCAACCCGTGGGATCCGGCGGTGACGGCGGGCGGGTCCAGTGGCGGCAGCGCGGCGGCGGTCGGACTGGGGATGGGGCCGTGGTCGGTGGGCACCGACGGTGGTGGCTCCGTGCGCATTCCGGCGGCGTTCACCGGGACGGTCGCGCTGAAGCCGACGTTCGGCCTGATCCCGCACTACCCGGCCAGTCCGTTCGGGACGCTGGCGCATTCGGGTCCGATGACCCGCACGGTGCGCGACACCGCGGCCCTGATGGATGTGATCACCGGGTTCGACGGGCGGGACTGGTCGGCGCTGCCGACGCCGACGGGGTCGTTCCTCGACGGACTCGACGCCGGGGTCGCGGGCCTGCGGATCGGCTACTCACCGAACCTCGGCTTCGGCCACAACGACCCGGAGGTCGACGCCGCAGTGCGGGCCGCGGTGGCGGTGCTGGCCGACGCGGGCGCGGTGGTCGAGGAGGTCGATCCGGAGTTCGGCGACCCGGTGGAGGCGTTCCATGTGCTGTGGTTCTCGGGGGAGGCCAAGGTGCTGGAGGGCTACGGCGATCTCGCGGGCTTGGCAGGCCGCGCCGATCCCGGACTGCTGCGCACCGCGCAGATCGGGGAGACGCTGTCGGCGTCGGACTACCTCGATGCGACGGCGGTGCGAATGCGGTTGGGGCAGTTGATGGGTCGGTTCCATCAGAGCTACGACGTGCTGCTGACGCCGACGCTGCCGCTGCCCGCGTTCCCGGTGGGCCAGGACGTGCCGGACGGGTCGGCGTCGCCGAACTGGACGAGTTGGACGCCCTACACCTATCCGTTCAACATGACCCAGCAGCCCGCGCTGAGCGTGCCGTGCGGGTTCACCGCCGCGGGCCTGCCGGTCGGCCTGCAGATCGTCGGCCCTCGGCACGCCGACGCGCTGGTGCTGCGGGTCGGTCAGGCATACCAGGAAGCCACCGAATGGCACCGTCGCACACCAACACTCGTGGCCCAGGAGGACTTCACATGA
- a CDS encoding DUF3830 family protein encodes MTQSRLITVSLDKRGVSCTARLLDEQAPRTCAAVWDALPLSSQVFHGKYARNEIYTLLPAFSGADPGKENTTVTPIPGDLCWFSFDSDDLGNPAYGYENTTGTGTTGGIVDLALFYGRNNLLINGDQGWIPGNVFGEIIDGLDEMAAACQDLWMGGVRGETLSFQRA; translated from the coding sequence ATGACCCAGAGCAGACTGATCACCGTCTCGCTGGACAAGCGGGGTGTGTCGTGCACGGCCCGGCTTCTCGACGAGCAGGCGCCGCGGACGTGTGCGGCGGTGTGGGATGCGCTGCCGTTGTCCTCGCAGGTGTTCCATGGCAAATATGCCCGCAACGAGATCTACACGCTGCTGCCGGCGTTCTCGGGCGCCGACCCGGGCAAGGAGAACACCACGGTCACACCGATTCCCGGTGACCTGTGCTGGTTTTCGTTCGACTCCGACGACCTGGGCAACCCGGCGTACGGGTACGAGAACACCACCGGCACCGGGACGACCGGCGGGATCGTCGACCTGGCGCTGTTCTACGGGCGCAACAACCTGCTCATCAACGGCGACCAGGGCTGGATACCCGGCAATGTGTTCGGCGAGATCATCGACGGCCTCGACGAGATGGCCGCGGCGTGCCAGGACCTGTGGATGGGCGGCGTGCGCGGCGAGACGCTGAGCTTTCAGCGCGCCTGA
- a CDS encoding acyltransferase, whose protein sequence is MAILAVLAYHLWGVPQGGFVGIDVFFVISGFLVTDSLLRHTEQTGRVDFRDFYWNRVRRIVPAATIVLILTWAVSVYVLPPPGAREVGVDAVFAFFFIANWHFAAGDTSYLTAAEAVSPVQHYWALAVEEQFYLVWPALIFVATLVAVRKAWSSGRWMLLTGAVMGVVVGASLGWALYQSATSPSWAFFSTLTRVWELGIGAMLATAVGVLATMPDILRPVLSWVGLGLVGAGMVLIDGTAGFPAPWALLPVAGAAMVIAAGVGTEPKFQVLLRNRVSTYVGDLAYSLYLMHWPVIIFLTALMATSVNFYVCVLALTFGLAIASYHFVENPLRFASREAIRDARHAMRHGLFETQRSTKVAVVASLGLLAVALISYAMRPDAFEPPAPAEAAVVQAR, encoded by the coding sequence GTGGCCATCCTCGCGGTGCTCGCCTACCACCTGTGGGGCGTCCCGCAAGGCGGGTTCGTCGGCATCGACGTCTTCTTCGTCATCTCCGGTTTCCTCGTCACCGACAGCCTGCTGCGCCACACCGAGCAGACCGGTCGTGTGGACTTCCGGGACTTCTACTGGAACCGCGTCCGCCGGATCGTCCCGGCGGCCACCATCGTGCTGATCCTGACCTGGGCCGTCTCGGTGTATGTACTTCCGCCCCCCGGAGCACGTGAGGTCGGCGTCGACGCAGTGTTCGCGTTCTTCTTCATCGCGAACTGGCACTTTGCTGCCGGGGATACGAGTTACCTTACGGCGGCCGAAGCGGTTTCGCCCGTCCAGCACTACTGGGCGCTGGCGGTCGAGGAGCAGTTCTATCTCGTGTGGCCCGCACTGATCTTTGTCGCCACCCTTGTTGCGGTTCGTAAGGCGTGGTCCAGCGGTCGCTGGATGCTGCTGACCGGCGCCGTCATGGGAGTGGTCGTCGGCGCGTCCCTGGGGTGGGCGCTCTACCAGAGCGCGACGTCTCCGTCGTGGGCGTTCTTCAGCACCCTCACCCGGGTGTGGGAGTTGGGCATCGGCGCGATGCTGGCGACCGCGGTAGGCGTGCTCGCCACGATGCCGGACATTCTTCGGCCGGTGTTGTCGTGGGTGGGACTGGGCCTCGTCGGCGCCGGCATGGTCCTCATCGACGGCACCGCGGGCTTCCCGGCGCCGTGGGCGCTGCTGCCGGTGGCCGGTGCGGCGATGGTGATCGCAGCCGGCGTCGGAACCGAACCGAAATTCCAGGTTCTGCTCCGCAACCGCGTCAGCACCTATGTGGGCGACCTGGCGTATTCGCTGTACCTGATGCACTGGCCGGTGATCATCTTCCTCACGGCCTTGATGGCGACCAGCGTGAACTTCTACGTCTGCGTGCTGGCGCTGACCTTCGGGCTGGCGATCGCGTCGTACCACTTCGTCGAGAACCCGCTGCGGTTCGCCAGCCGGGAAGCGATCCGCGACGCCCGACATGCCATGCGCCACGGCCTGTTCGAGACCCAGCGTTCCACCAAGGTCGCGGTGGTGGCGTCGCTGGGGCTGCTGGCGGTCGCGCTGATCAGCTACGCCATGCGGCCCGACGCGTTCGAGCCTCCCGCGCCCGCCGAGGCGGCCGTCGTTCAGGCGCGCTGA
- a CDS encoding nucleoside triphosphate pyrophosphatase, translating to MTRVVLGSASSGRLRVLRQAGIDPLVIVSHVDEDALLASFEPETPPEAVVAKLANAKALSVAAQLPEDVAADCVVIGCDSMLYRDGELYGKPGSAVAARLQWQSMAGTTGHLLTGHALLRITAGVITHTAGDTGSTTVHFGEPSEEELTGYVDSGEPLDVAGAFTLDGLGGWFIEKIEGDPSNVIGLSLPVMHRLLRSAGLSVLDLWTSSHCGSPGTAPGP from the coding sequence ATGACCCGGGTCGTCCTGGGGTCGGCATCGTCGGGCCGGCTGCGGGTGCTGCGTCAGGCCGGCATCGATCCGCTGGTCATCGTCTCCCACGTCGACGAGGATGCACTGCTCGCGTCATTCGAGCCGGAGACTCCGCCCGAGGCGGTGGTGGCCAAGCTCGCCAACGCCAAAGCGCTCAGCGTCGCCGCCCAACTTCCGGAGGATGTCGCCGCGGACTGCGTGGTCATCGGCTGCGATTCGATGCTGTACCGGGACGGCGAGTTGTACGGCAAGCCAGGTTCCGCAGTGGCCGCGCGCCTGCAATGGCAGTCGATGGCCGGCACCACCGGCCACCTGCTGACCGGGCACGCACTGCTGCGGATCACCGCGGGGGTCATCACCCACACCGCAGGCGATACCGGCAGCACCACAGTGCATTTCGGCGAGCCCTCCGAAGAGGAGCTGACCGGCTATGTGGACAGCGGTGAACCCCTAGATGTGGCAGGCGCATTCACGTTGGACGGCCTGGGCGGATGGTTCATTGAGAAGATCGAAGGCGACCCGTCCAATGTCATCGGGCTGAGTCTGCCGGTGATGCACCGCTTGCTGCGCAGCGCCGGGTTGTCCGTCTTGGATCTGTGGACCTCGTCGCATTGTGGTAGCCCAGGCACTGCGCCTGGGCCTTAA
- a CDS encoding acyl-CoA carboxylase subunit epsilon, whose product MDHTADIVEVSDPRDMTIDDPPAPDPHFHVVKGAPTTEEIAALVTVLAGAGGGAAGQPGPQELNLWGHPVDKLRYNTSSWQRVTLLERTHMRR is encoded by the coding sequence ATGGACCACACCGCCGACATCGTCGAGGTCTCCGACCCGCGGGACATGACGATCGACGACCCGCCCGCCCCGGACCCGCATTTCCACGTCGTCAAGGGTGCTCCCACGACGGAGGAGATCGCCGCCCTGGTGACCGTGCTGGCCGGTGCCGGCGGTGGCGCCGCCGGCCAGCCCGGCCCACAGGAGCTCAACCTGTGGGGCCACCCGGTGGACAAGCTGCGCTACAACACCTCCAGTTGGCAGCGGGTGACCTTGCTGGAGCGCACGCATATGCGGCGATGA